One Zeugodacus cucurbitae isolate PBARC_wt_2022May chromosome 3, idZeuCucr1.2, whole genome shotgun sequence genomic region harbors:
- the LOC105217604 gene encoding zinc finger protein 69 → MNVVDELETEEKLNTNIDKFTSWQLWCRLCAKQDVQNISVLFKDEHMVTSAGNGEQNEFGLNLAIAKYFCVQIKLNDELPDRLCTECFSLVTSLVNFNERVIKVQEMYEAFRTLSGVSEMDYQTIRLKFGVPIDDRPHEFICRTLDEVHLHEEKPKINEFDEKSFMEEDAIDILPKVCNNVIEIKEENSIELTPPADEDAYDFENGDICDEDPFGSESEMKSDESSSSSESSVNNSPKTHKKVSNENAKVASKINYFKKSSVQENIYAKQAEEVGDGECKEIHTCKECAQTFKRISNYRTHMERKHGEIADVPKFICTDCTFTCNTQAQLNHHAVKHLPLTKRRIVPCPHCDHKFPTKTYVAQHIKYVHMNERSFICEECGEAVRSKGQLKQHMLTHTDYAPFECEVCKKGFKNQVRLKKHMETHNPNKHICAECGLQLNSRATLNRHLLVHSDVMQHKCDFCGRAFKRAKALKNHLILHTGLKPYSCDFCDRTFANGSNCRTHKRKAHPEELAALEASGEKTYTKNIPKLAVLKSVTRAADNLAPVVSKQSGNFAFGKKPKLPPDGVGTVSRKQAKTLKQSTTTPAITETAALSNNASPAIHSDTQTNQTNQRIEEDALGRSIPTIDNIYNHLMKQTAINSGYDLSSTAIMNPMHTELKRPHSVESAPANNSCVAIDITNVMAQQQTPLNQQILMPAQNAAVQNFCTEFIKQHKIGVKQQHTTAPQQQHEEISIHSPASHISQHTEELSTPSTNAAETNNFYNHLRQHTPDSYI, encoded by the exons ATGAATGTTGTGGACGAATTGGAAACGGAGGAAAAGCTCAACACCAATATTGATAAATTTACTTCTTGGCAGCTTTGGTGTCGCTTATGTGCAAAGCAAGATGTTCAAAATATTAGTGTTTTATTCAAAGATGAACATATGGTTACGTCTGCAGGCAACGGAGAACAAAATGAATTTGGTCTTAATCTTGCTATTGCTAAATACTTTTGTGTGCAA ATAAAATTGAATGATGAGCTGCCGGACCGGTTGTGTACTGAGTGTTTTTCTTTAGTAACGTCTTTAGTAAACTTCAATGAGCGCGTAATAAAGGTGCAGGAAATGTACGAAGCGTTTCGCACACTTAGTGGTGTGTCAGAAATGGATTACCAAACAATACGTTTAAAGTTTGGTGTGCCAATTGATGATCGTCCGCATGAGTTCATATGCCGTACACTAGACGAGGTACACTTACATGAAGAAAAGCCaaaaataaatgagtttgatGAGAAAAGCTTTATGGAAGAAGATGCGATAGATATTTTACCAAAAGTGTGTAACAATGTCATCGAAATAAAGGAAGAAAATTCAATTGAGTTAACACCACCGGCCGATGAAGATGCATACGACTTTGAAAATGGCGACATTTGTGATGAAGACCCCTTTGGCAGTGAAAGCGAAATGAAAAGCGATGAAAGTTCTAGTTCTAGTGAGAGTTCAGTTAATAACtcaccaaaaacacataaaaaagtaAGCAATGAGAACGCCAAAGTTGCgtctaaaattaattatttcaagaaGTCATCAGtgcaagaaaatatttatgcgaAGCAAGCAGAAGAAGTTGGTGATGGCGAGTGTAAAGAAATACACACTTGCAAGGAGTGCGCACAGACATTTAAGAGAATCTCTAATTATCGCACACATATGGAACGGAAACATGGCGAAATTGCAGACGTGCCTAAATTCATATGCACCGATTGTACatttacatgcaacacacaagcCCAACTAAATCATCATGCCGTTAAACATTTGCCACTAACGAAACGACGCATTGTGCCCTGTCCGCATTGTGACCACAAATTCCCAACTAAGACTTATGTGGCACAGCACATAAAGTATGTGCATATGAATGAACGTTCCTTTATTTGCGAGGAATGCGGCGAAGCTGTGCGCTCGAAGGGACAACTCAAACAACATATGCTCACACATACAGATTATGCGCCATTCGAGTGTGAAGTGTGTAAGAAAGGCTTTAAAAATCAAGTGCGACTGAAA AAACATATGGAAACTCATAATCCGAACAAGCACATTTGTGCCGAATGCGGTTTACAATTAAACTCGAGAGCTACTCTAAACCGTCATTTGTTGGTGCATTCCGATGTCATGCAACATAAGTGTGATTTCTGTGGACGCGCATTTAAACGTGCAAAGGCACTAAAGAATCACCTTATACTGCATACCGGACTAAAACCCTATTCATGTGACTTTTGTGATAGAACATTTGCTAATGGCTCAAATTGTCGTACGCACAAGAGAAAAGCACATCCTGAGGAATTAGCGGCTTTGGAGGCTTCTGGCGAGAagacatatacaaaaaatatacccAAATTGGCTGTACTGAAGTCTGT CACCAGAGCAGCTGATAATCTTGCGCCCGTTGTTTCCAAACAAAGTGGTAACTTTGCATTCGGCAAGAAACCCAAACTGCCACCAGACGGTGTGGGTACTGTCAGTCGAAAACAAGCTAAAACACTTAAACAATCCACAACAACTCCCGCGATAACTGAAACTGCCGCGCTTAGTAACAACGCCAGTCCAGCAATACATTCCGACACGCAGACAAATCAAACAAATCAGCGTATTGAAGAGGACGCACTCGGTCGCAGTATACCCACAattgataatatatataatcacCTAATGAAACAAACGGCCATCAATAGTGGTTATGATCTAAGCTCCACCGCCATAATGAATCCTATGCATACGGAACTTAAACGCCCACACAGCGTAGAATCAGCGCCGGCTAACAACAGTTGTGTCGCCATTGATATAACAAATGTCATGGCGCAGCAGCAAACGCCGCTTAATCAGCAAATATTAATGCCCGCACAAAATGCTGCAGTGCAAAATTTTTGTACGGAATttataaaacaacataaaatcGGTGTAAAGCAGCAGCACACAACcgcgccacaacaacaacatgaggaAATCTCCATACACAGTCCAGCAAGTCATATTTCACAACACACCGAAGAGCTCTCCACCCCTTCAACAAATGCAGCtgaaacaaacaatttttataatcatCTGAGACAACATACACCAGATAGTTATATCTAG